The Sulfurimonas sp. genome includes the window CATGTTTTTATAGGTTTTTTGTTCCCTTCAGCCTTAGCTTTAAGAACTTTTTTCATTAAATGATCATCAATGAATGGACCTTTTTTTACTGAACGAGCCATATTAACCTACCCTTTTAGCATTTGGTTTACGGCGAGTAATAATTAATTTATCACTAGCTTTCTTACGACGAGTTTTAGCACCCTTCGTTGGTTTACCCCATGGAGTAACTGGATGACGACCTGAGTTCGTTTTACCTTCACCACCACCATGTGGGTGATCAATTGGGTTCATTGCAGAACCACGAGTTTGAGGACGAATTCCTAAATGTCTTTGACGACCAGCTTTTGCGATAACAATGTTACCAAACTCTTCGTTACCAACTGAACCAATAGTAGCTAGACATTCGCCTAATACTAAACGCATTTCAGATGAAGGCATACGAAGAGAAACATACTTGCCATCACGACCCATAATTTGAGCAGAAGTTCCAGCAGCACGACACATTTGTCCGCCCTTACCAGTTTTAAGCTCAATATTGTGAATCAATGTACCAACAGGTATATTTTTCAACTTCATTGTATTACCAGATTTAACATCTAAGCCATCTTCAGAAGAAGAGATAATATCACCAACAACTAAACCTTTTGGTTGAAGAATATATTTCTTCTCACCATCAGCATAAGTAACAAGAGCGATTCGACAGTTTCTGTACGGATCATACTCAATAGCACTTACAGTTGCAGGAATATCAAATTTATTTCTTTTGAAATCAATGATACGGTAAAGTTTTTTAGCACCAGCTTGACGGTGACGAGATGTAATACGACCATTAGAATTACGACCAGCATGAGCAGGAAGTTTCTTTAATAATGAACGAACACTTGCTTTAGCAGTAATATCACTACTATCAACATTTGTGTAAAAACGACGCGATGGAGTTATTGGTCTATAAGTTTTAATTGCCATCTTATACCGCCAAACTTTCTATTTGTGCACCCTCTGGTAACTTAACATAAAACTTTTTAAAGTCATTTTGTTTACCAGCAACACCACGGAATTTTTTAACTTTTCCGTTTTGATTAAGTGAGTTAATTTTTATTGGAACAATTCCAAAATACTCACGAAAAACCTCTTTAAGACCACTTTTAGTCATTCTAGGAGATGTTTGTACAACGATTACATTATCTTCTTGAAGTCCAAGTGTCTTTTCTGTATATAGTATAGATCTAATATCTGTAATATCTGCCATTATTTAGCCTCACCTACAAGATTTTCCCATACCGCTTTTTCGATCACTAATGAACGATAATTAGCAGCTAAATAAGCATTTAATTCATTTGATTCAATTACATAAGTACTTGAAAGATTCTCAAACGCTAAAAAAGTTTTTTCATCTAAAAGAGATTTAACTATTAGTACATCTCTTTGATTTAGTGCTTTAAACAAAGACGCAGCATCTTTAGTTTTACCAGATGCTATCTCAATGCTATCAACGATGAAAAGACTACCGCGAAGTGCATGCTCGTTAAGAGCAAAGTTAAGAGCAAGTTTCTTTTGCTTTCTATTAACTTTAAGGTCATAATTACGATTGTTTTTAGAACCAAATGCTTTACCACCACCCACAAAGATTGGAGAACGACGTGAACCAGCACGAGCGCGACCGCCACCTTTTTGAGCCCATGGTTTTTTACCACCACCACTTACTTCACTTCTACCTTTAGTAGTTGCTGTATTTGCACGCTGTGCAGCTTGAGCAGACTTAACATATAGATATAAGTTATGTGGGTTAATACCAGAAAAACTCTCTGGTAGTGCTAACTCAGATGCTTTTTCCATTTTATCATTTAAAATAATTGCGCTCATTATTTAGC containing:
- the rplD gene encoding 50S ribosomal protein L4, with protein sequence MSAIILNDKMEKASELALPESFSGINPHNLYLYVKSAQAAQRANTATTKGRSEVSGGGKKPWAQKGGGRARAGSRRSPIFVGGGKAFGSKNNRNYDLKVNRKQKKLALNFALNEHALRGSLFIVDSIEIASGKTKDAASLFKALNQRDVLIVKSLLDEKTFLAFENLSSTYVIESNELNAYLAANYRSLVIEKAVWENLVGEAK
- the rplB gene encoding 50S ribosomal protein L2, with translation MAIKTYRPITPSRRFYTNVDSSDITAKASVRSLLKKLPAHAGRNSNGRITSRHRQAGAKKLYRIIDFKRNKFDIPATVSAIEYDPYRNCRIALVTYADGEKKYILQPKGLVVGDIISSSEDGLDVKSGNTMKLKNIPVGTLIHNIELKTGKGGQMCRAAGTSAQIMGRDGKYVSLRMPSSEMRLVLGECLATIGSVGNEEFGNIVIAKAGRQRHLGIRPQTRGSAMNPIDHPHGGGEGKTNSGRHPVTPWGKPTKGAKTRRKKASDKLIITRRKPNAKRVG
- a CDS encoding 50S ribosomal protein L23 translates to MADITDIRSILYTEKTLGLQEDNVIVVQTSPRMTKSGLKEVFREYFGIVPIKINSLNQNGKVKKFRGVAGKQNDFKKFYVKLPEGAQIESLAV